In the genome of Streptomyces lydicus, the window CGCATCGGGTTTGTCGGTCTGCCGCGGGTTCTCGGTGCCGGAGGCGGGGTCCATGGAGACGACGCCGTGGGTCTGTCCGGAGACCAGGTTGAGCGCGCCCGGTGTGGAGGGACCGTAGACCGAGCTGAAGGAGCGGTCGCCCAGGGAGTAGTGCTGGGCGTAGTTCCACAGGCCGGTGACGGTGTTGCCGTCGTAGTAGTCCATCACCAGGCCGGGCTCGCCGAAGAGACCGCCGGAGCACTTGCCGGAGTCGGTGTTCTGGACGAACCGGTCGGCCTTGCCGCCGTTGTACGCGTACTGCTCGGGCCCGTAGTCGTGGGTCTGGTCGCAGGTCATGGCCTGCTGTGGCGTGAGCCGCTTGGGCGCGTACTGGTTGGGGTTGTGCTTCAGCAGCCCGGCGGTGCGCAGGTTGTCGATGTCCCGGGGCGTGTGCGGGGAGGCGGTGAACTTGGTGCCGTCGGTGTTGGCGGCCTCGGGATAGGTCGCGAAGTAGTGGTCGAAGGAGATGTTCTCGTCGAAGAGCACGACCACGTGCTTGACGGGGGTGGCCGTACGGGAGGAATCGGGGTGCTGCGGCCCGGCGGCCCATGAGGGCGCGCCCGCGCCCAGGACCGTGAGGGCCGCGGCACCCGTGAGGGCCCCCAGACGCCGTATCGCTGCTCGTCTTCCCCTACTGGCCATGCTGGTTCACCCTCCGGGCCGGGACGTGATGTTGCTGTACGAGCGGATGCTCTGCCGGGCGGACGGCGTTCCGGCAGAGCCATCATGGCGCCGGAGTGAACAGTGAGTCAGGTATGCCAGGACAAACCTTGACCGGGTATTGACCCTTCGGAGGCCCACGGTGTGCGCCGATCAGCCCAGCAGGGCCCGGCCGTACCAGTCCTTCTCCTCGCGCACGCCCGGCAGCGCGAAGAAGTAGCCGCCCCCGAAGGGCGAGATGTAGTCCGTCAGCGGCTCGCCGGCCAGCCTGCGCTGTACCGTCTCGAACTGGCGGGCGAGGTCGCGCTGGTAGCAGCAGAACAGCAGGCCCATATCGAGATTGCCGTTGCTGTCCACTCCCCTGTCGTAGTTGTAGGCCCGGCGCAGGATGCGCTGACCGGTGGTCGACGGGGTGCGCGGATTGGCCAGCCGGATATGGCTGTCCAGGGGGATCACCTCGCCCTTGGGGTCGCCGGGATAGTCGGGGGCGTCGTGTTCCCGGTCGCCGTCCAGCGGCGCTCCGGTCTCCCGTGAGCGGCCGAACATGCGCTCCTGTTCGGTCAGCGACACCCGGTCCCAGAACTCCACCAGCATGCGGATCAGCCGCACCACCTGGTAGCTGCCGCCGACCGCCCACTCAGGCTCACCGTCCCGCGCCCCGACCCACACCAGGCGGTCCATCTCCCCGGCCGCGCGGGCATCGGGGTTGGCCGTGCCGTCCTTGAAGCCCATGAGGTTGCGCGGCGTCCCGGACGGCCGGGGCGGGCTGGTGAAACCGTCGAGCCGCCAGCGCACCTGCATACCGCCCCGGGTGTGCCGGGCGATATCACGCAGGGCGTGCAGCACGGTGTCCGTGTCGTCGGCGCACAGTTGGAGGCTCAGGTCGCCGTGGCACCAGTCGGACCGCAGGTCGTCGTCGGGGAAGGAGGGCATGGCGGTCAGCCGGCGCGGCGCACGCCCGTGCAGCCCGAACCGGTCGTCGAACAGCGACGCGCCCACGGCGAGGGTCACCGACAGCCCGCCCGCGGGGACCTGGGCGCCCAGGAGGCCCGAGTCGGTGGGCGGACCGGTGATACCGACCGACGCCGGTATCCCGCCGCCGGTCAGGAAGCGGGCGCGTGCGGTGACGGTACGCATCAGCTCGGCCAGTTCGCGGCGGTTCTGCGCGGTCACATCGAACGCGGTGTACGCCGTGACCCGGCGGGGCGGCGCGAGCACCGAGGCCTGGCGCGGGCCGTGGAAGGGCACCGGCGGGGTGGCCCCGGCGACCGTCCCGGGGCCGGTCATCAGGGCCGGTGCACCGGCCCGGTGTGGCCCGTCGTCGGCGGCCGCTGCGCCACCGGCCGCCAGCCCGGCTCCGGCGAGCGCCGCTCCCCTCAGGAATCCCCGCCGGCCGACACCGCTCATGTCCTTCACACCGTTCTCCGCGCATCGCACAGCGTCGCCACCGACGCCAGCCGTTCCACCAGGTCTCCGAACACCGCGTCGATCCGCTCCCGCTGCCTGCGGTCCAGATGGCTCAGCGCCGGCCACCGCCCGTCCTTCCGGAGGCCGTCGAGCAGCCGCTGTGTCCGGCTCAACTCGCGCTCCACGTGCGGCAGGCCGGGATACCGGGTCACCAGCAGGGGGCGCAGCCGGGTGAGGACGGCCCGGGTTCCTTCGAGGTGGGCGCGGGCGGTGGCGAGGGTGCTGCCGCTGCCGTAGTCGGTCCGTCCGGTCAGCTCGGACTGCAGTGTGTTCTCCAGGATCTCGTGTGCCCGCAGGCCGAGGTCCGCGGGCTCCATCCGCGTCTGCGCCCAGCGCTCCCGCAGCTTGCGGACGGCGTCGTCGAGAGCGGCCGCCGGTGCGCGCAGGGAGTCGGCGGACTGCCCGTGCCACAGCCCGTATTCGATGCGGTGGAACCCGGTGAATTCCGGGTCGCGGTCGCCGTCCGGCAGACCGGCGCCGGTGCCGTTGATCTGCTGGTCGGCGTCGCCGAAGGCCCCGTACGCGGCGCCCAGCCGTTCGTAGGCGAGGTGCGCGGGCAGCCAGGCGTCCCGGGCCGCCGCGAGGTCCCCGCGCGCGAGGGCCGCACGCAGGGTCGCGGTCCGGCCGACGAGACCGTCCAGGCCGCCCGCCACCCACTTCTGATAGTCCAGCGCCGCGGGGATCAGATCGTGCTCGGTGACCGGGGCGGCCGCGGGGCCGGCCCGACCGCCGCCGTCGATGCGGACCGTGGGGCCGGTGACCGCGTCGGCGTCGTCCGGCAGGCACCTGAAGGCGTACGAGCCCCGGCCCAGCCGGACCCGCAGGTGCCGGGTGGTTCCGGGGCCGATGCCCTCCACCTCGCCGTACACCGCGCCGCTGCGTGGGGACGTGAGAGCGGCCTCGGCCGCCGCGGCGGAGGTGTTGTGCAGATCGAAGACCTGGGTGCCGGGCCGGGGGTTGTTCCATCCCCGGCCGCACCCGCCCGGCGACACCTCGACGGTGGTGTGCCGCAGCCCGTCCGTCGCGGCGGTCTGCCGCTGCCCCGCGGCGCCCTCCGGGCCACCGGGCAGCGCCAGCGCCAGCGCCGCCAGCAGCCCGCCGGCCAGGACCACGCCCCCGCTCCACCGGACGCGAGGGGACCACAGCTTCCCGAGACCGGTCCGCGGCACTCCGAGCCTCCCGGGGGTCGTTCCCACCACGCGAGGACAGACGTGGCGCAGGATGAGGAAAGGGCCGCGGCCCGGAGCGTTCCGGTTCCGCCGGGGCCGACGACAACGCTGCACATGCTAGACAGCACGGTGCGCCCGAACACGCTTTCCCCGGAAGCGATGCCAAGATTTTCCTGGTGGTTCATCGGGCCGTTGCCGTTCGCGGGTCCGGCGCCGGGCCGGGCCGGTCAGGCGGAGCCGGGGTGCGGGGCGGCGCGGACGTGCATCCGCTCGCCCTGCGCCCCGAAGAGGCTGAGGAATTCCACGGGATGCGGCCCGGCGTTGGCGAAGCCGTGCGGGGTGTGGGTGTCGAATTCGGCGGCCTCGCCGGAGGTGAGCACGAGGTCGTGGTCCCCGAGAGCCAGCCACAGCCGGCCGGAAAGGACGTAAAGCCACTCGTAGCCCTCGTGGGTGCGCAGTTCAGGCCGGGTGCCGGTGGCTTTGCCGGCCGGGAGAATGTGTTTGAAGGCGTGCAGACCGCCGAGGTGGCGGGTCAGCGGTACAAAGGTCTGTCCGTAGCGGGTGAAAGGGCGCGGGTGGACCCGGGGGTCGCCGGTGGCCGGCGCCCCGACCAGCTCGTCCAGCTGCACTCCGTGCGCTTTGGCGAGCGGCAGCAGGAGTTCGAGGGTCGGTTTGCGCTGCCCGGACTCCAGACGCGAAAGGGTGCTCAGTGAGATGCCGGTGACCTCGCTCAGCTGCGCCAGGGTGGCTCCGCGCTCCCGTCGCAGCGCTCGTAGCCGCGGGCCGACCGCGTGGAGCACACCGGCAATGTCATCGTCCGCCATGACTCTATTTGCTGTCCCGGCAACAGCTTTTGTCAAGTCGGCGAGGGGTGCGCCTCACCTGCCCGCCCGGCCCCGACCGGCGCCCTCACCGGTACACACCGGACACCACCGGGGCAAGAGCCGGAGAGATCACCCGATTGGCGCACCACACCGACCACCCGGCACTGTCCGTAAGTCACTGTGGAACGGCAGGGCAAAGGCATCCGTCAGGCCCTTTCCTGCGCGGGAAGCAAAAGCCGCCCCCCGCATCTCCGCTTTTCGCTGACCGGGATGAATCGGCGCCCTTCTGGCCGGCGGCCCGATACGACCGCATGCGTGCGCCCGGTCTTTCTCCGCAGGCGGTGAATTCACTCGTCCCCTCTCACGTCGGGAGCTCACCATGGAACCCGGACCTCACGTCTGGAACTGCCCGTTCGACTATGCGGAGGGCCTGGAATTCGATCCGACGCTCAAGCGCCTGCTGACCGAAGAACCGGTCGCCCGCATCCGGCTGCCGCACGGCGAGGGCGAGGCGTGGCTCGTCACGAAGTACGACGACGTACGCACGGTCACAACCGACCGGCGCTTCAGCCGGAGCGCCGTCATCGGCCGGGACTTTCCCCGTATGACGCCCGAGCCGATCGTCCAGGACGAGGCGATCAACGTGATGGACCCGCCCGCCAGCAGCCGCTTGCGGAGCCTGGTCTCCAAGGCGTTCGCGCCGCGTCACGTGGAGCGCATGCGGGCCCGCACCCAGCATGTCGTGGACGAGCTGCTGGACCGGATGGCCGCGCAGGGCCCGCCCGCCGACCTGATGGAGAGCCTGGCGAACCCGCTGCCCCTGACGACGATCTGCGAGGTCCTCGACATCCCCGAGCGCGACCAGGCACAGCTGCGCGCACACGCCCGGACCATGATGAACGTGACCGTCGAGAACCGGGAGCGCGCCGTCCGGGCCAAGGCCGACATGCGGGCCTACTTCGAGACGCTGACCGCGAAGCGGCGTCAGCACCCGGGAGAGGACCTGATCAGCGCCCTGGCCACCGCTCGTGACGGGGACGAGATCCTGGGTGACCAGGAACTCACCGTGATGGCCATGGTCCTGCTCATCACCGGCCAGGACACCACCACCTACGAGATCGGCAACCTCGCCTACACGCTGCTCACCCGGCCCAGGGAGCTCGCGATGCTGCGCTCCCGTCCCGAAATGCTGCCGCAGGCGCTCGACGAAATGCTGCGGTTCATCCCCTTCCGCAAGGGCGTCGGCATCCCCCGCGTCGCCACCGAGGACGTGGAGCTGAGCGGTGTGACGATCCGGGCCGGGGACATCGTGCACGTCTCCTATCTGACGGCCAACCGGGACAGCCGGAAGTTCGACCGGCCCGACGAACTGGACCTGGAACGCGAGGGCCGGACCGCCCACATGACGTTCGGCTGGGGCGGACACCACTGCCTGGGTGCCCCGCTCGCGGTCACGGAGCTGGAAGTCGCCCTCAAAACCCTCCTGGAGCGCTTCCCGGAACTCCGGCTGGCACAGCCGGCCGAGGAAGTCCGCTGGAACACCACCTCGATCTGGCGCTATCCGCTGGAGCTGCCGGTCACTTGGTAACGGTGGGCCACGGCCGCAAAATGCAGAATCCACCCGCCTGGCGTACGGTTACTACTCGGAAAGATCAATCCACCAGCACGGGGAGAGTTCATTCTTCGACGGCTGGCCCGCTCGATTCCCTTCCGGGGTCGCCCTTTTCGAACCGCCGGATCCGCCCATGGTTCCCTTGCCCGCTCCACATGGGCGAGTTACCGCGACGGATACCACCGACCGAAAAGGAAACGACTCGAATGCAGCGCAGGGAATCCCTGAAGGGGCCACAGTCTGCAAGGAGTGCATCTCATGGCGGTTCTGTGCAAACCAGCAATCGCGGTCCCTGAATACGTCATCACCCAAGACGACACCCTCGAACTCGCGCAACGGCTGCACAAGGACCACTCGCAGCTGAGACTGATCCTGCGGCTGATCGAGAACACCGGCGTCCTCAAGCGGCATCTGATCCAGCCGATCGACAAGGTACTCAAGCATCCGGGGCTCGACGCCCGTAGCGCGGTCTACGAAGAGGAGTCCAAGGCCCGCGTGCCCGCCGTGGTCCGCAAGGCACTCGACCAGGCGGAGCTGGAGCCGCAGGAGATCGACCTCATCGTCTACGTCTCCTGCACCGGCTTCATGATGCCGGCCCTGACCGCCTGGCTCATCAACACCCTGGGCTTCCGGTCGGAGACCCGGCAGATGCCGATAGCCCAACTCGGCTGCGCGGCAGGGGGCGCGGCGGTCAACCGGGCCCATGACTTCTGCACGGCGTACCCCGACGCCAACGTGCTCATCGTCGCGTGCGAGTTCTGCTCGCTGTGCTACCAGCCCACGGACCTGGGTGTGGGATCGCTGCTGTCGAACGGCCTCTTCGGTGACGCGGTCGCCTCCGCCGTGGTCCGCGGGAGCGGTGGCACCGGGGTCCGGCTGGAGCGCAACAGCTCGTACCTGATCCCGAACACCGAGGACTGGATCTCCTACGCGATCCGGTCCACCGGCTTCCACTTCCAGCTGGACAAGCGCGTACCCGGCACCATGGAACCGCTCGCCCCCGCCCTGCGCGCCGTCGCGGAGCAGCACCAATGGGACGCGGGCGACCTGGACTTCTACATCGTCCACGCGGGCGGTCCGCGCATTCTGGACGACCTCTGCCGCTTCCTCGAGGTTCCTCCGGAGGCGTTCCGCTTCAGCCGCGCGACGCTGACCGAGTACGGCAACATCGCCAGCGCGGTGGTGCTCGACGCCCTGGCGCGCATGTTCGACGAAGCGTCGGCCCTCGACGGCCAGCGCGGTCTGCTGGCCGGCTTCGGCCCCGGCATCACCGCCGAGATGGCCCTGGGCACCTGGTCCTCCGGCCCCGCGCCGACGGCGTGACCCGACCGCCCGGTGTGCCCGGCAGATGTACCGCCGGGCGCACCGGGCGGAGCGTTCCGCCTCGACATCACCGCCGGTGGCCGTCACGCCCCTCTCCCCCCTCCCTCCGGCCGGGCAGGTCCCGGCCGGTCAAGCATGTCCCGGCCGGCATCCGCCACCGGAGCCACCCGACTGCGGCAGCCAGCGGGAGCACGGCAGCAATTCGCGCATACCGTATATATGCCTTGAAAAGTAATATCTTGACATATGCGGCGACACGTTTTATGCACGATTCATACGGACGACGCGGTGGACGACGCGGTACAGGATCGCCTCCATATCAGCAGGTGAGAGGGCGTGCCGAGGAAGCAGCGGGGCGACCCGGGCGTCCCGGTCCGGTGACCGCCAGGGGCCTGCGGGCGCCGGGGCCCGGTGCCGGGCGGCGCGGGCTCCGGGAGTCGGCCGCAAGACGAGGAGAAGACCATGGCACGTGCAGTGGGTATTGACCTTGGTACGACGAACTCGGTGGTCAGCGTGCTGGAGGCCGGTGAGCCCGTCGTGATCACCAACGCCGAGGGGGCCCGGACCACCCCGTCGGTGGTCGGCTTCGCCAAGGGCGGCGATGTGCTGGTGGGCGAGGTCGCCAAGCGGCAGGCCGTGACCAATGTCGACCGCACCGCGCGGTCGGTCAAGCGCCACATGGGCGAGGCGCAGTGGCGTTTCCCGGAGAGCGGCGACATCGACGGCAAGCGGTACACCGCGCAGGAGATCTCCGCGCGGGTGCTGCAGAAGCTCAAGCGCGATGCCGAGGAGTACCTGGGCGAGGACGTGACGGATGCGGTGGTCACCGTTCCGGCGTACTTCAATGACGCCCAGCGCACCGCCACCAAGGAGGCCGGCGAGATCGCGGGCCTGA includes:
- the efeB gene encoding iron uptake transporter deferrochelatase/peroxidase subunit, with the translated sequence MSGVGRRGFLRGAALAGAGLAAGGAAAADDGPHRAGAPALMTGPGTVAGATPPVPFHGPRQASVLAPPRRVTAYTAFDVTAQNRRELAELMRTVTARARFLTGGGIPASVGITGPPTDSGLLGAQVPAGGLSVTLAVGASLFDDRFGLHGRAPRRLTAMPSFPDDDLRSDWCHGDLSLQLCADDTDTVLHALRDIARHTRGGMQVRWRLDGFTSPPRPSGTPRNLMGFKDGTANPDARAAGEMDRLVWVGARDGEPEWAVGGSYQVVRLIRMLVEFWDRVSLTEQERMFGRSRETGAPLDGDREHDAPDYPGDPKGEVIPLDSHIRLANPRTPSTTGQRILRRAYNYDRGVDSNGNLDMGLLFCCYQRDLARQFETVQRRLAGEPLTDYISPFGGGYFFALPGVREEKDWYGRALLG
- a CDS encoding EfeM/EfeO family lipoprotein → MVLAGGLLAALALALPGGPEGAAGQRQTAATDGLRHTTVEVSPGGCGRGWNNPRPGTQVFDLHNTSAAAAEAALTSPRSGAVYGEVEGIGPGTTRHLRVRLGRGSYAFRCLPDDADAVTGPTVRIDGGGRAGPAAAPVTEHDLIPAALDYQKWVAGGLDGLVGRTATLRAALARGDLAAARDAWLPAHLAYERLGAAYGAFGDADQQINGTGAGLPDGDRDPEFTGFHRIEYGLWHGQSADSLRAPAAALDDAVRKLRERWAQTRMEPADLGLRAHEILENTLQSELTGRTDYGSGSTLATARAHLEGTRAVLTRLRPLLVTRYPGLPHVERELSRTQRLLDGLRKDGRWPALSHLDRRQRERIDAVFGDLVERLASVATLCDARRTV
- a CDS encoding helix-turn-helix domain-containing protein gives rise to the protein MADDDIAGVLHAVGPRLRALRRERGATLAQLSEVTGISLSTLSRLESGQRKPTLELLLPLAKAHGVQLDELVGAPATGDPRVHPRPFTRYGQTFVPLTRHLGGLHAFKHILPAGKATGTRPELRTHEGYEWLYVLSGRLWLALGDHDLVLTSGEAAEFDTHTPHGFANAGPHPVEFLSLFGAQGERMHVRAAPHPGSA
- a CDS encoding cytochrome P450; amino-acid sequence: MEPGPHVWNCPFDYAEGLEFDPTLKRLLTEEPVARIRLPHGEGEAWLVTKYDDVRTVTTDRRFSRSAVIGRDFPRMTPEPIVQDEAINVMDPPASSRLRSLVSKAFAPRHVERMRARTQHVVDELLDRMAAQGPPADLMESLANPLPLTTICEVLDIPERDQAQLRAHARTMMNVTVENRERAVRAKADMRAYFETLTAKRRQHPGEDLISALATARDGDEILGDQELTVMAMVLLITGQDTTTYEIGNLAYTLLTRPRELAMLRSRPEMLPQALDEMLRFIPFRKGVGIPRVATEDVELSGVTIRAGDIVHVSYLTANRDSRKFDRPDELDLEREGRTAHMTFGWGGHHCLGAPLAVTELEVALKTLLERFPELRLAQPAEEVRWNTTSIWRYPLELPVTW
- a CDS encoding type III polyketide synthase, with product MAVLCKPAIAVPEYVITQDDTLELAQRLHKDHSQLRLILRLIENTGVLKRHLIQPIDKVLKHPGLDARSAVYEEESKARVPAVVRKALDQAELEPQEIDLIVYVSCTGFMMPALTAWLINTLGFRSETRQMPIAQLGCAAGGAAVNRAHDFCTAYPDANVLIVACEFCSLCYQPTDLGVGSLLSNGLFGDAVASAVVRGSGGTGVRLERNSSYLIPNTEDWISYAIRSTGFHFQLDKRVPGTMEPLAPALRAVAEQHQWDAGDLDFYIVHAGGPRILDDLCRFLEVPPEAFRFSRATLTEYGNIASAVVLDALARMFDEASALDGQRGLLAGFGPGITAEMALGTWSSGPAPTA